Within the Polymorphobacter megasporae genome, the region GTTTCCAGCTCGAGCGGCTGGCGTTCTTCAGCGACGCGGTGTTCGCGATCGCGATCACGCTGCTGATTATCGAGGTCCATCTGCCGGTGACGACGCCTGAGACCGAGCAGGGCATCGCCCAGGGTCTCGCCGATCTCATCCCGCAATATATCGGCTTCTTCGTCAGCTTCTTCGTCATCGGGCGCTTCTGGATCGGCCATCACCGTGTCTTCGGGCGGCTGCAGAGCGTCGACGACGGGCTGATCTGGCGCAATATGTTGTTCCTGATGACGATCGCGTTCATGCCGTTCCCGACCGCGCTCGTCAGCCATTATGTCAGCACGCGGGTTGCGGTCGGCGTCTATGCTGGATGGCTGACGCTCGCGGGCGTCCTCAACCTGCTTCTCGAACGCTATGCGATGAAGGGGCCGCTCGCCGCGCCGGGCGGGCTCGACGACCTGCGTCGCTGGGCGCGTGCGGGCTGGGCCCCCATCATCGTCGGCGTCCTCGCGTTCGGCTTTGCGATGGTCTCGCCGCACCTTGCGCTGATCCCGCTGCTGAGCAGCCCGATCATCACCGCGCTGGTCAACCGCAAACCGAAAGCGGTCTAGGCGCGCGGCGCGAGCGGTGACAGCCACGCGGCGAAGTGCCAAGCAGGGGGATGGATCGCCACCCCAATATCCTCAATGCCGCGACCAACCTGCTCGGCGTGTGCTTTTTCATCCTCACCGGACTGCGGCTGACGCATTCGACGGCGATCACTTATGCCGACGAGGTGGCGTGGGTGGCGGCGCTGTGCCTGCTCTGCAGCACGTTCCTGTCGTACGTCGTGATCCGCAGCGAGAGGCCGAGGCAGTGGATCGAGCGGATTGCCGAAGCGACCTTCTTTGCCGGCATCGGCCTGCTGACCGTGGCGGTCGCGCTCCTCTGGCAGCTCTATTGACCGCGATGCCAGCCTGACCGTCGCCACCGGTCAGCCGCAAGGCGAAGGCGGATCAGGCGCGCGTTAAGCGGCGGTAGCGGAGTGCGGCACCGGCAAAGCCCAGCCCGGCGACGAGCATCACCCACGTCGCCGTCTCGGGGACCGTCGCGATCCCTGAGACCAGATAGCGGACGTCGCCGCCGCTCGCGTTGTAGCAGTTTCCCGACCCGCGGCATTCATACGATGACGTCAGCAGCGCGACGCTGCCGGTCGCCGTCGTGATGTCCGACGCGAAGCCGAGATGAAGGTCGGCGGTGTAATCGTGCTGGTTCACGTCGAGCCCGAACGCGGTGTTCGACGCCGAGTCGCTGGGGACCGCATAGGTCGCGCCGGTAAACACGCCCTGCGCCTGCGTCGTCAGGTGCGCGGTGTCGAGGAAGCCGTAGACGTTGAACGAGAAGCGTCCGGCCAGCGCGGTGCCATCGCTGAACACGCCATTGATCTTCCACACGCTGGCGTCAGCGGCGGCCGGGAGCACCAAAATCGCGGCAATCGCCAAGCGCTTGAAAAGTCGTGTCATACCCATCCCCATCGCCAATCTTGTGCGCGCCCGAATCCCCGGCACCCAAGTCGTTACGGTTCAATAACCATAATCCATTAAGATTGGCTTGATTACCGACGGCACACCCGCAAGTAATCCGGTTGCGTGCCGTCGCCCGCGCGCTTATGTTCCTGTTTCGTTCACCGGAGATCGCATGGCCCGTGCCGCCGTTCGCTACGTCTGCCAATCGTGCGGGACAACGAGTCCGCGCTGGGCGGGGCAATGCGGCGACTGCAACGAGTGGAACACGATCCAGCAGGAGGCGGCCCCGGTCGTTACCGCCTTCAGCGCCAAGCACTCGCTGAGCAGCGGCGGTCGCGGCATCGGGCTGACCGGGCTCGACGACGACGTCGCCATCCCGCCGCGCACCTCGACCGGGATCGCCGAACTCGACCGCGCGCTCGGCGGCGGGCTGGTTGCGGGGTCGGCGGTGCTGATCGGTGGCGACCCTGGGATCGGCAAGTCTACGCTATTGTTGCAGGCCGCCGGGCGGATGGCGCTCGACGGCACCCGCGTTGCGTATATCTCGGGGGAGGAGGCCGCCGATCAGGTCCGCCTGCGCGCGCGGCGGCTGGGACTCGCCAAGGCTCCGGTCGCGCTCGCCGCGGCGACCTCGGTCCGCGATATCCTGACGACGCTCGGGCAGGGAACGACGCCGGGGCTCGTCGTCATCGATTCGATCCAGACGATGCACAGCGACACGCTCGAAGGCGCCCCGGGCACCGTCAGCCAGGTCCGCGCCGCCGCGCACGAGCTGATCCGCTATGCCAAGACATCGGGAGCCGCGCTCGTCCTCGTCGGCCACGTCACCAAGGACGGGCAGATCGCCGGGCCGCGCGTGCTCGAACACATGGTCGACACCGTGCTGTATTTCGAAGGCGAGCGCAGCCACCAGTACCGCATCCTCCGCGCGGTCAAGAACCGCTTCGGCGGCACCGACGAGATCGGCGTCTTCGCGATGGGGGCCGACGGGCTCGAGGAGGTCGCCAACCCGTCGAGCCTGTTCCTCACCGACCGCGAGCACGCGGTCAGCGGCGCGGTGGTGTTCCCGGCCTTGGAGGGCACCCGCCCGGTCCTCGTCGAAATCCAGGCGCTCGTCGTCCGCCTGCCGTCGGGGGCGACCCCGCGCCGCGCCGTCGTCGGCTGGGACACCGCGCGGCTGGCGATGATCCTCGCGGTCCTCGAAGCGCGCTGCGGCCTGAGCTTCTCGAATTGCGAGGTCTATTTGAACGTCGCCGGCGGGCTGCGGATCAACGATCCCGCCGCCGACCTCGCGGTCGCCGCCGCGCTCGTCTCGGCGCTGACCGAGACCCCGGTCGGGCACGACACCGTCGCGTTCGGCGAAATCGCGCTGTCGGGCGAGGTCCGCGGGGTGGGCCACGCCGGGCTGCGCCTCAAGGAGGCGGCGAAGCTCGGCTTCGCCGCGGCGCTGGTGCCGGGGAGCACCGACGCGAGCGGCGGCATGCGCACGGCGAAGTTCCGCACGCTCGCCGGGCTGGTCGATCATTTGGGTGTGAAGACCTGACCAAAATGTTGGCCGTCATCCTCGCGAAGGCGGGGATGACGGCATGGGCGGGACCCGCTAACACCCCCGCAACATGGCCAGTCTCACCGCCCTCGACATCGTCGTCCTCCTGCTCATCCTCCTGGGGGGCCTCGCCGGCCTCGCGCGCGGGTTCGTGACCGAGGTGCTGTCGCTGCTCGCGTGGGTCGCGGCGATCATGGCGGTGCGGTTCCTGTATCCGGTCGGCAAGACCGTCGCGCTCCACATCACCGGCACCGATTCTGGCGCGGCCATCCTCGCCTTCGCGTCGATCTTCCTGACGACGTTCATCGTTTTCCGGATGATCGCGGGCGAGCTCGGCGACCGCACAAAGTCATCGGTTGTCGGCCCGGTCGACCGCGTCCTCGGCCTCGGCTTTGGCGCGTTCAAGGGGCTGATCGGGGCATCGATCCTGTTCCTGATCGTCCAGTTCGGCTACGACACGATGGAGGACGGCGCGCCGCGCCCGTTGTGGCTGACCGCATC harbors:
- a CDS encoding CvpA family protein is translated as MASLTALDIVVLLLILLGGLAGLARGFVTEVLSLLAWVAAIMAVRFLYPVGKTVALHITGTDSGAAILAFASIFLTTFIVFRMIAGELGDRTKSSVVGPVDRVLGLGFGAFKGLIGASILFLIVQFGYDTMEDGAPRPLWLTASRTAPLLEVTSKAMVDFVEKRRHPAPAATVDEPVSSDRAGHDRPSRGHPAAKGYDKDDRGALDRLLDSGSKTPL
- the radA gene encoding DNA repair protein RadA, with product MARAAVRYVCQSCGTTSPRWAGQCGDCNEWNTIQQEAAPVVTAFSAKHSLSSGGRGIGLTGLDDDVAIPPRTSTGIAELDRALGGGLVAGSAVLIGGDPGIGKSTLLLQAAGRMALDGTRVAYISGEEAADQVRLRARRLGLAKAPVALAAATSVRDILTTLGQGTTPGLVVIDSIQTMHSDTLEGAPGTVSQVRAAAHELIRYAKTSGAALVLVGHVTKDGQIAGPRVLEHMVDTVLYFEGERSHQYRILRAVKNRFGGTDEIGVFAMGADGLEEVANPSSLFLTDREHAVSGAVVFPALEGTRPVLVEIQALVVRLPSGATPRRAVVGWDTARLAMILAVLEARCGLSFSNCEVYLNVAGGLRINDPAADLAVAAALVSALTETPVGHDTVAFGEIALSGEVRGVGHAGLRLKEAAKLGFAAALVPGSTDASGGMRTAKFRTLAGLVDHLGVKT
- a CDS encoding PEP-CTERM sorting domain-containing protein codes for the protein MTRLFKRLAIAAILVLPAAADASVWKINGVFSDGTALAGRFSFNVYGFLDTAHLTTQAQGVFTGATYAVPSDSASNTAFGLDVNQHDYTADLHLGFASDITTATGSVALLTSSYECRGSGNCYNASGGDVRYLVSGIATVPETATWVMLVAGLGFAGAALRYRRLTRA
- a CDS encoding TMEM175 family protein translates to MTDKSHDRFQLERLAFFSDAVFAIAITLLIIEVHLPVTTPETEQGIAQGLADLIPQYIGFFVSFFVIGRFWIGHHRVFGRLQSVDDGLIWRNMLFLMTIAFMPFPTALVSHYVSTRVAVGVYAGWLTLAGVLNLLLERYAMKGPLAAPGGLDDLRRWARAGWAPIIVGVLAFGFAMVSPHLALIPLLSSPIITALVNRKPKAV